A single window of Methylobacterium nodulans ORS 2060 DNA harbors:
- a CDS encoding acyl-CoA dehydrogenase family protein: protein MLRVTTMQVGPDRPTATETMLADLRLAAERELVPLVRRIDEEGLYPEAALRAFGAAGAYAAHLPAGGPHGAADLGGAIQAAAEAAEHCLSTAFCMGCQATLAWIIACSDNATLRAGLGPQVASGAVLGGAGLANPMKTYMGLERIRLEGLRTAGGYRVSGTLPWVANLGPDHVFAAAFGRPEGRYAMAVMRCGAEGLRLTGPGRFLALDGTRSFGVEFRDVFVPDEDLLADPIEGYFKRIRAGIVLLQTGMAIGLVRACLRVMREVARPLAAANRHLDVQPRDVSDRLDALEEEVDLLGAAPFETDPAHWRRVLEARLTASELALCAAQNALLHSGGQGFVAGAEAQRRLREAAFVALLTPAIKHLKRMLAELQH from the coding sequence ATGCTGCGGGTAACGACCATGCAGGTCGGGCCGGACAGGCCCACTGCGACCGAGACCATGCTGGCCGATCTGCGGCTCGCGGCCGAGCGCGAGCTCGTGCCCCTCGTCCGGCGCATCGACGAGGAGGGGCTTTATCCCGAGGCGGCCCTGCGTGCCTTCGGGGCAGCCGGTGCCTACGCGGCGCATCTCCCGGCCGGCGGGCCGCACGGGGCCGCGGATCTGGGCGGCGCCATCCAGGCCGCCGCGGAGGCGGCCGAGCATTGCCTCTCCACCGCCTTCTGCATGGGATGCCAAGCGACGCTGGCCTGGATCATCGCCTGCTCGGACAACGCCACGCTCCGCGCCGGGCTCGGGCCGCAGGTGGCCTCCGGCGCCGTGCTCGGCGGTGCGGGCCTCGCGAACCCGATGAAGACCTATATGGGCCTGGAGCGCATCCGGCTCGAGGGCCTGCGCACGGCCGGCGGCTACCGGGTCAGCGGAACCCTGCCCTGGGTGGCCAATCTCGGGCCCGATCACGTCTTCGCCGCCGCTTTCGGCCGGCCGGAGGGGCGCTACGCCATGGCGGTCATGCGTTGCGGGGCCGAGGGCCTGCGGCTGACCGGGCCCGGCCGCTTCCTCGCGCTCGACGGCACGCGCAGCTTCGGCGTCGAATTCCGCGACGTCTTCGTTCCCGACGAGGATCTCCTGGCCGATCCGATCGAGGGCTATTTCAAGCGCATCCGCGCGGGCATCGTGCTGTTGCAGACCGGCATGGCGATCGGCCTCGTGCGCGCCTGCCTGCGCGTGATGCGCGAGGTCGCCCGCCCGCTCGCCGCCGCGAACCGTCACCTCGACGTGCAGCCCCGCGACGTCTCCGATCGGCTCGACGCGCTGGAGGAGGAGGTCGATCTGCTCGGCGCCGCGCCGTTCGAGACCGATCCGGCCCATTGGCGTCGCGTCCTCGAAGCGCGGCTCACCGCGAGCGAGCTTGCCCTCTGCGCCGCCCAGAACGCCCTGCTGCACAGCGGCGGCCAGGGCTTCGTGGCCGGCGCCGAGGCCCAGCGCCGCCTGCGCGAGGCCGCCTTCGTCGCCCTCCTCACCCCGGCCATCAAGCACCTCAAGCGGATGCTGGCCGAATTGCAGCATTGA
- a CDS encoding SDR family NAD(P)-dependent oxidoreductase: protein MTDHPALAPGRVAVITGSASGIGLAAARYCAGRRMSVVLADLPGEALDAAAREVAAAGAGVRAVPTDVARREAVESLRAAAAALGPVSFVMANAGIEAGGRFFSDDATWHRILDTNLWGVINTLQVFVPGLIEAGAPAAIVVTGSKQGITTPPGNTPYNVSKAGVKVVTEALAHELRERGVPVTAHLLIPGFVYTGLTRARGVTEKPAGAWTPDQTVAKMAEGIAAGDFYILCPDNETTRAQDEKRMRWAVEDIIRNRPALSRWHPDHKDAFAAYMKD, encoded by the coding sequence ATGACCGATCATCCCGCCCTGGCGCCGGGCCGGGTCGCCGTCATCACCGGATCCGCGAGCGGCATCGGCCTTGCCGCCGCCCGCTACTGCGCCGGCCGCCGCATGAGCGTGGTGCTGGCCGACCTTCCGGGCGAGGCGCTCGACGCCGCGGCCCGGGAGGTGGCCGCCGCGGGCGCCGGGGTGCGGGCGGTGCCGACGGACGTGGCGCGCCGGGAGGCCGTGGAGTCACTGCGCGCGGCCGCCGCCGCCCTCGGCCCGGTGTCGTTCGTGATGGCGAATGCGGGGATCGAGGCGGGCGGGCGCTTCTTCTCCGACGACGCCACCTGGCACCGCATCCTCGACACGAATCTCTGGGGCGTCATCAACACGCTGCAGGTCTTCGTGCCGGGCCTGATCGAGGCCGGCGCGCCGGCCGCCATCGTGGTGACGGGCTCCAAGCAGGGCATCACCACGCCGCCGGGCAACACGCCCTACAATGTCAGCAAGGCGGGCGTGAAGGTCGTGACCGAGGCGCTCGCCCACGAGCTGCGGGAGCGCGGCGTGCCCGTCACCGCCCATCTTCTGATCCCGGGCTTCGTCTATACGGGGCTGACGCGTGCCCGCGGCGTGACCGAGAAGCCGGCGGGCGCCTGGACTCCCGACCAGACGGTGGCGAAGATGGCCGAGGGAATCGCCGCAGGCGACTTCTACATCCTGTGCCCCGACAACGAGACGACCCGGGCGCAGGACGAGAAGCGCATGCGCTGGGCGGTCGAGGACATCATCCGCAACCGTCCCGCCCTGTCGCGCTGGCACCCGGACCACAAGGACGCCTTCGCGGCCTACATGAAGGATTGA
- the cynS gene encoding cyanase — MKRQDLTEKLLDIKREKGWTWKYIQEQIGGLSPILITAACLGQMKLPKAQARKAAALFGLSEAEERLLNEVPYRGSIPSMPPTDPLIYRFYELVMVYGTTWKELIQEEFGDGIMSAIDFNMEMEREPNNKGDRVKLSMSGKFLPYKYYGNEEGVPDYGFKEA, encoded by the coding sequence ATGAAGCGTCAAGACCTCACCGAAAAACTGCTCGACATCAAGCGCGAGAAGGGCTGGACCTGGAAGTACATCCAGGAGCAGATCGGCGGCCTGTCGCCGATCCTCATCACTGCCGCCTGCCTCGGCCAGATGAAGCTGCCGAAGGCCCAGGCCCGGAAGGCCGCCGCCCTGTTCGGCCTGTCGGAGGCGGAGGAGCGGCTCCTCAACGAGGTGCCCTATCGCGGCTCGATCCCATCGATGCCGCCGACCGATCCGCTGATCTACCGCTTCTACGAGCTCGTCATGGTCTACGGCACCACCTGGAAGGAGCTGATCCAGGAGGAGTTCGGCGACGGCATCATGTCGGCGATCGACTTCAACATGGAGATGGAGCGCGAGCCCAACAACAAGGGCGACCGGGTGAAGCTGTCGATGTCGGGCAAGTTCCTGCCCTACAAGTACTACGGCAATGAGGAGGGCGTGCCGGATTACGGCTTCAAGGAAGCCTGA
- a CDS encoding class I SAM-dependent methyltransferase codes for MSFLRRQMMIARQRIPAPIRPAFKILKMLAVRGATSPQIPAHLLADCRLLPSRKDLARSLGGGRIAEIGTQHGTFARFLLDEVRPERLHVVDLDFSHTDRSVLEDGRVCVHTGFSAEILSSFEDDTFDWIYIDADHSYEGVRADAEAARTKVKVGGHLVFNDFAHADPFLGVYGVHRAATEFLVRHQWPVRFMSYDPNALYDIAIQRPA; via the coding sequence ATGAGCTTTCTCAGGCGCCAGATGATGATCGCGCGGCAGCGGATCCCCGCGCCCATCCGGCCTGCCTTCAAGATCCTGAAGATGCTGGCGGTCAGGGGCGCGACCTCGCCGCAGATCCCCGCCCATCTGCTGGCGGATTGCCGGCTCCTCCCCTCGCGCAAGGATCTCGCCCGCTCGCTCGGGGGCGGCCGCATCGCGGAGATCGGGACCCAGCACGGCACCTTCGCCCGCTTCCTCCTGGACGAGGTCCGGCCGGAGCGCCTCCACGTCGTCGATCTCGACTTCAGTCACACGGACCGGTCGGTCCTGGAGGACGGCCGGGTGTGCGTGCACACCGGGTTCTCGGCGGAGATCCTGTCCTCCTTCGAGGACGACACCTTCGACTGGATCTACATCGACGCCGACCATTCCTACGAGGGCGTGCGGGCCGACGCCGAGGCGGCCCGCACCAAGGTCAAGGTCGGCGGCCACCTCGTCTTCAACGACTTCGCCCATGCCGACCCGTTCCTCGGCGTCTACGGGGTGCATCGGGCCGCGACCGAGTTCCTGGTCCGGCACCAATGGCCGGTCCGGTTCATGTCCTACGATCCCAACGCCCTCTACGACATCGCGATTCAGCGTCCGGCCTGA
- a CDS encoding ComF family protein: protein MPSFHRPVLSALEALVGLIYPPSCIACGAATGTPHALCPACWRGMRFIEPPYCERLGTPFAVDLGVPGLLSPAAMADPPVFARARAAVRYDDAARRLVHRLKYEDRLDLAAALGGMMARAGSGLLKEADVVVPVPLWRWRLWWRRFNQAALLARHAARESGVPVEPGLLARVKRTRPQVGLTRAGRAENLQGAFRVPPAAKPRLQGRRVLLVDDVMTTGATANAAARALLRGGAAAVDVLTFACVVHDGLPLVGEAGPESLRLP, encoded by the coding sequence ATGCCGTCCTTCCACCGCCCCGTCCTGTCGGCTCTCGAGGCCCTTGTCGGGCTGATCTACCCGCCGAGCTGCATTGCCTGCGGGGCGGCAACGGGCACGCCGCATGCCCTCTGCCCGGCCTGCTGGCGCGGGATGCGCTTCATCGAGCCGCCCTATTGCGAGCGGCTCGGCACCCCCTTCGCGGTCGATCTCGGCGTGCCGGGGCTGCTCTCGCCCGCAGCAATGGCCGATCCGCCGGTCTTCGCCCGGGCGCGGGCGGCCGTGCGCTACGACGACGCGGCGCGGCGCCTCGTGCATCGCCTCAAATACGAGGACCGGCTGGACCTCGCCGCCGCGCTGGGCGGGATGATGGCGCGGGCGGGAAGCGGCCTCCTCAAGGAGGCCGACGTGGTCGTGCCGGTGCCGCTCTGGCGCTGGCGCCTGTGGTGGCGCCGCTTCAACCAGGCGGCGCTGCTCGCCCGCCATGCGGCGCGGGAAAGCGGGGTGCCGGTCGAGCCGGGCCTTCTCGCGCGCGTGAAGCGCACACGCCCGCAGGTCGGCCTCACCCGCGCCGGGCGGGCCGAGAACCTGCAGGGCGCCTTCCGGGTGCCGCCCGCGGCGAAGCCCCGGCTCCAGGGCCGGCGCGTCCTCCTCGTCGATGACGTGATGACCACGGGCGCCACCGCGAACGCCGCCGCCCGGGCGCTCCTGCGCGGCGGGGCGGCGGCGGTCGACGTCCTGACCTTCGCCTGCGTGGTCCATGACGGGCTTCCCCTCGTCGGGGAGGCCGGCCCGGAGAGTCTCAGGCTTCCTTGA